Proteins from a genomic interval of Candidatus Palauibacter polyketidifaciens:
- a CDS encoding amidase family protein: MEHRDPALLTAREQARRIRAGELAAAELLGACLARVERHNGELNAVVTLNPEAEAEAAAVDASLRAGEDPGPLAGLVVGIKDVTETAGLRTTYGSPLFADHVPEEDALVVRRLREAGAVILGKTNTPEFAAGGNTWNEVFGVTRNPWNPALSAGGSTGGGAVALATGMISLAQGTDLGGSLRIPASFCGIAGLRPTPGLVPTVPAAYLWDDLQSTGLMARDPADVAFALREISGPDPASPVCAPEPLWPDAGATDLAGSRWAWCGDLARIGIDDGVEAACREALASLRSAGARVDEVDLDLSGAWDAFLVLRGHWFVSHFEAELHRVDAFGPNVSANLRSGLSVTPAEIGAAENVRRRVREELLVLLERYAALLTPCMAIPPFPAEQNYPETVGGRPMKTYVDWIAPTFLLSMPGLPVACVPAGLDAAGLPVGLQVVAPPRGEGRALAVASAIQEVRPIGLPPRVARP, from the coding sequence ATGGAACATCGCGATCCGGCGCTGCTGACGGCCCGTGAGCAGGCCCGGCGCATCCGGGCGGGGGAGCTGGCCGCGGCTGAGCTGCTCGGCGCCTGCCTCGCCCGCGTCGAACGGCACAACGGAGAACTCAACGCCGTCGTCACGCTGAACCCCGAGGCGGAGGCGGAGGCGGCCGCCGTCGATGCCTCCCTCCGGGCGGGCGAGGATCCGGGACCCCTCGCGGGGCTCGTCGTCGGCATCAAGGACGTGACCGAGACGGCGGGCCTCCGCACGACGTACGGCTCGCCGCTCTTCGCGGATCACGTGCCCGAGGAGGATGCGCTCGTCGTCCGTCGCCTGCGCGAGGCCGGCGCGGTCATCCTCGGGAAGACGAACACGCCGGAGTTCGCCGCGGGCGGAAACACGTGGAACGAAGTGTTCGGCGTGACCCGGAACCCGTGGAACCCCGCCCTCAGCGCGGGTGGGTCGACGGGAGGCGGAGCGGTCGCCCTCGCGACGGGGATGATCTCACTCGCGCAGGGCACGGATCTCGGCGGCTCGCTGCGGATCCCCGCCTCCTTCTGCGGCATCGCGGGGCTGCGCCCCACCCCGGGGCTCGTGCCGACGGTGCCCGCCGCCTACCTGTGGGACGACCTGCAGTCGACCGGCCTCATGGCCCGGGACCCGGCGGACGTCGCGTTCGCGCTGCGCGAGATCTCGGGACCCGATCCGGCCTCGCCCGTCTGCGCTCCCGAGCCGCTCTGGCCGGACGCCGGCGCCACGGATCTCGCCGGGAGTCGCTGGGCCTGGTGCGGCGACCTCGCGCGGATCGGAATCGACGACGGCGTGGAGGCGGCATGCCGCGAGGCGCTGGCGTCGCTCCGGTCGGCGGGCGCGCGGGTGGACGAGGTGGATCTCGATCTCTCCGGAGCGTGGGATGCGTTTCTCGTCCTCCGCGGGCACTGGTTCGTGTCCCACTTCGAGGCCGAATTGCACCGGGTCGACGCCTTCGGCCCCAACGTGTCGGCCAACCTCCGCTCCGGACTGTCCGTGACCCCGGCCGAGATCGGGGCGGCGGAGAACGTCCGCCGCCGGGTGAGGGAAGAGCTTCTCGTCCTCCTCGAGCGGTACGCCGCGCTCCTGACGCCGTGCATGGCGATCCCGCCCTTCCCGGCGGAGCAGAACTATCCGGAGACGGTGGGGGGGCGGCCGATGAAGACGTATGTGGATTGGATCGCCCCCACCTTCCTGCTCTCGATGCCGGGTCTGCCCGTCGCCTGCGTCCCGGCCGGGCTGGATGCGGCCGGACTCCCCGTCGGGTTGCAGGTCGTCGCGCCGCCCCGAGGCGAGGGCCGGGCGCTTGCGGTGGCGTCGGCCATCCAGGAAGTGAGGCCGATCGGCCTCCCGCCGCGGGTGGCGAGACCGTGA
- a CDS encoding acyl-CoA synthetase — protein sequence MTGPTLFHPPAERSDRVAVLSGGASRTYGELEAASRLWARHLRAAAGAADLDGARVAFLMEPGFEYVVTQWAIWRAGGIAVPLCPGHPAREIEYVIDDADCAALIGAGKTGRRVEGPARERGIPFHDASDPDASASAFDAPDPGPPPPVGLDRPAMILYTSGTTGRPKGVVTTHRQIEAHIRSLLDAWKWERDDRILHVLPLHHTHGIVNALCCPLHAGAAVEFGGSFDPASTWERLASGDISVFMAVPTIYAKLLRAWDAAEDATRRRWSRGVRALRLMVSGSAALPVRAFERWEEITGHRLLERYGMTEIGMGLSNPYDGERRAGTVGQPLPGVGLRLVRPATGCVLAEGVEAFDPGESGEIRIRGPMVFSEYWRRPEETAAAFVDGWFLTGDEAVLEDGYYRLLGRRSVDILKSGGYKISAVEIEELLRTHAAVRDCAVVGIPDEDWGERIAAAIVPEPGAAPRPNSLPERLDPWVRERLARYKVPRAWRLVDDLPRNAMGKVQKPAVKALFDIPIPPS from the coding sequence TTGACCGGCCCCACGCTCTTCCATCCGCCCGCGGAGCGGTCGGATCGCGTAGCCGTGCTCTCGGGCGGTGCGTCCCGCACGTACGGCGAGCTCGAAGCAGCATCGCGGCTATGGGCTCGACATCTCCGTGCCGCAGCCGGTGCCGCCGACCTGGACGGGGCCCGGGTGGCGTTCCTCATGGAGCCGGGATTCGAGTACGTCGTCACCCAATGGGCCATCTGGCGCGCCGGCGGGATCGCCGTCCCCCTCTGTCCGGGCCATCCCGCCCGCGAGATCGAATACGTGATCGATGACGCGGACTGCGCCGCGCTCATCGGGGCCGGAAAAACGGGACGCCGCGTCGAGGGCCCCGCGCGGGAGCGCGGCATCCCGTTCCACGACGCATCCGACCCGGACGCGAGCGCCTCCGCATTCGACGCGCCCGATCCGGGACCGCCGCCACCGGTCGGGCTGGATCGACCCGCGATGATCCTCTACACCAGCGGCACCACGGGACGCCCCAAGGGCGTCGTGACGACGCACCGCCAGATCGAAGCGCACATCCGGTCGCTGCTTGACGCGTGGAAGTGGGAGCGCGACGACCGCATCCTCCACGTCCTCCCCCTCCACCACACGCACGGGATCGTCAACGCCCTCTGCTGTCCGCTCCATGCGGGGGCCGCGGTGGAGTTCGGCGGGTCGTTCGATCCGGCGTCCACCTGGGAACGGCTGGCCTCGGGCGACATCAGCGTGTTCATGGCCGTGCCGACCATCTACGCCAAGCTCCTGCGCGCCTGGGATGCCGCGGAAGATGCCACCCGCCGGCGATGGTCGCGGGGCGTCCGTGCGCTCCGGCTGATGGTGTCGGGTTCGGCGGCGCTCCCCGTGCGCGCGTTCGAGCGGTGGGAGGAGATCACCGGGCACCGGCTCCTCGAGCGCTACGGCATGACGGAGATCGGCATGGGGCTCTCGAATCCGTATGACGGCGAGCGGCGAGCGGGCACCGTGGGCCAGCCACTCCCCGGCGTCGGCCTGCGCCTCGTGCGCCCGGCCACGGGATGCGTGCTCGCTGAGGGCGTGGAAGCCTTCGATCCGGGAGAATCGGGCGAGATCCGGATCCGCGGCCCGATGGTGTTCTCCGAATACTGGCGGCGTCCCGAAGAGACGGCGGCCGCCTTCGTCGACGGGTGGTTCCTGACCGGAGATGAGGCGGTCCTCGAGGACGGCTACTACCGTCTTCTGGGGCGCCGCTCCGTCGACATCCTCAAGAGCGGCGGCTACAAGATCTCGGCGGTCGAGATAGAGGAACTCCTGCGCACGCACGCGGCGGTGAGGGACTGCGCCGTGGTCGGGATCCCCGACGAAGACTGGGGAGAACGGATCGCCGCCGCCATCGTCCCCGAGCCCGGCGCGGCGCCGCGACCGAACTCGCTCCCCGAGCGGCTGGATCCGTGGGTCCGGGAGCGGCTCGCCCGCTACAAGGTGCCTCGCGCCTGGCGCCTGGTCGACGACCTGCCCCGCAACGCGATGGGCAAGGTGCAGAAGCCCGCCGTAAAGGCGCTCTTCGACATCCCCATCCCACCGTCGTGA
- a CDS encoding cyclase family protein, producing the protein MKLYDLSQPLNQECFFWPYYPPFEVKYIKRKVEHGVNAQYIQTSNHMGTHLDAPRHFVTNGMTIDEIPLEWLYGDGVIVDLRDEMSDLAVYTPEMIESRVEIRDGDLLILHTGWERFAQFGADANEERYVHTHPGAHPDMVQWLIDRKIKVWGVDAISTDHPMNLPIGRFLGKGTFGHCDRVRAMAEKVFGGAAAVDELFPEEHYQLTHNALFPHNCMHIENLGGRIAAPELQNRRLTIGCFPWKFKGGEAAFCRVVTFLEE; encoded by the coding sequence ATGAAACTCTACGATCTCTCACAGCCCCTCAATCAGGAATGCTTCTTCTGGCCCTACTATCCCCCCTTCGAAGTGAAGTACATCAAGCGGAAGGTCGAACACGGGGTGAACGCGCAGTACATCCAGACCTCGAACCACATGGGCACGCACCTCGACGCGCCCCGCCACTTCGTGACCAACGGGATGACGATCGACGAGATCCCCCTGGAGTGGCTGTACGGGGACGGCGTCATCGTCGACCTGCGCGACGAGATGAGCGACCTCGCCGTGTACACGCCCGAGATGATCGAATCGCGGGTGGAGATCCGCGACGGAGACCTCCTGATCCTGCACACGGGGTGGGAGCGCTTCGCGCAGTTCGGCGCCGACGCGAACGAGGAGCGCTACGTCCATACGCACCCCGGCGCGCACCCCGACATGGTGCAGTGGCTCATCGACCGGAAGATCAAGGTGTGGGGCGTGGACGCGATCTCCACGGATCATCCCATGAACCTCCCCATCGGGAGATTCCTCGGGAAAGGCACCTTCGGACACTGCGACCGCGTGCGGGCGATGGCGGAGAAGGTGTTCGGCGGCGCCGCGGCCGTGGATGAACTGTTCCCGGAAGAGCACTATCAACTCACGCACAATGCGCTCTTCCCGCACAACTGCATGCACATAGAGAACCTCGGCGGACGGATCGCCGCCCCGGAACTGCAGAACCGGCGGCTCACCATCGGGTGCTTTCCCTGGAAGTTCAAGGGAGGAGAGGCCGCCTTCTGCCGCGTGGTGACGTTTCTCGAGGAATAG
- a CDS encoding xanthine dehydrogenase family protein subunit M, translated as MKPPPFDYVAAATLDEALEALADTSLEARPLAGGQSLVPMLNFRLAAPERLVDLNGVEELSRIEETDDGGLRLGAMTRHSALERDPFIARRSPLLAEAAPFIAHPQIRSRGTVGGSVAHADPAAELPAVFLTLGARVRIARRPRDGESGSRLERTLDLGDFFLGPFFSALEPDELLTAIEVPPSAPGGGTAFDEVARRRGDYALAGVAARIRLDSRGVCDEAAISLVNGGSTPCLMKEAAQTLVGEKPTPEAIEAAAAACAETSEPAADMHATEAYRRHLIRILTTRVVSHAADRART; from the coding sequence GTGAAGCCGCCGCCCTTCGACTACGTGGCTGCCGCCACGCTCGACGAAGCGCTGGAGGCGCTCGCGGACACTTCGCTGGAGGCGCGCCCGCTGGCGGGGGGACAGAGCCTCGTTCCCATGCTCAACTTCCGTCTCGCGGCGCCGGAACGTCTCGTGGACCTGAACGGGGTCGAGGAGTTGTCCCGGATCGAGGAGACGGACGACGGAGGGCTGCGCCTGGGGGCGATGACCCGGCACTCGGCGCTCGAACGCGACCCGTTCATCGCACGGCGGAGCCCGCTCCTCGCGGAGGCGGCGCCCTTCATCGCGCACCCGCAGATTCGCTCGCGGGGCACCGTGGGAGGCTCCGTGGCCCACGCCGATCCGGCCGCGGAACTGCCCGCAGTCTTCCTCACGCTGGGGGCGCGGGTCCGGATCGCGCGCCGCCCGCGCGATGGAGAGTCCGGCTCCCGGTTGGAGCGAACGCTGGATCTTGGCGACTTCTTCCTCGGCCCCTTCTTCTCCGCGCTCGAGCCCGATGAACTCCTGACCGCGATCGAGGTGCCGCCCTCCGCCCCCGGAGGGGGGACGGCCTTCGACGAGGTGGCTCGGCGCCGCGGCGACTACGCCCTCGCCGGCGTGGCCGCGCGGATCCGGCTGGACTCCCGCGGGGTTTGCGACGAGGCCGCCATCTCGCTCGTGAACGGGGGCTCCACTCCCTGCCTGATGAAAGAGGCCGCGCAAACGCTCGTCGGCGAGAAGCCGACGCCCGAAGCGATCGAGGCCGCCGCTGCCGCATGCGCGGAAACCTCCGAACCCGCCGCCGACATGCACGCAACCGAGGCATACCGCCGCCACCTGATCCGCATCCTGACCACCCGCGTAGTGTCGCACGCGGCGGATCGCGCCCGGACTTGA
- a CDS encoding MBL fold metallo-hydrolase: MSRTERSRMRSTITTGLLLVWPALALPACGPGEPSSAAAEAARDLSTGTHVVLLGTGTPNPEPEASGPATAILVDGRAYIVDAGVGLVRRAAEAADRYGAESLTAARLDIAFLTHLHSDHTIGLPDLIHTPWVAEREAPLKLFGPSGTLAMAEHLTAAWEADIENRLGGHQPSTPDGWRVDAVEIAPGVIYEDDRVRVTAFAVVHTGWPEAYGFRFDAAGRSVVLSGDTAPNEAIVEMCAGCDVLVHEVYSATTFRDRPPEWQSYHAQAHTSTVELAELAVRARPGILVLHHQLHWGATPEEMVAEIRAAGYDGPLAYGRDLDVY; the protein is encoded by the coding sequence ATGTCCCGCACAGAACGAAGCCGCATGCGCTCGACCATCACGACCGGCCTGCTCCTCGTCTGGCCCGCGCTGGCGTTGCCGGCGTGCGGCCCCGGAGAGCCTTCATCCGCCGCGGCCGAGGCCGCCCGGGATCTCTCCACCGGGACGCACGTCGTCCTGCTGGGCACGGGGACGCCCAATCCCGAACCCGAGGCGTCGGGCCCCGCCACCGCGATATTGGTGGACGGACGGGCCTACATCGTGGACGCCGGCGTCGGCCTCGTGCGGCGCGCGGCGGAGGCGGCCGATCGCTATGGCGCCGAGAGCCTTACGGCGGCGCGGCTGGATATCGCCTTTCTCACCCATCTGCACAGCGATCACACGATCGGGCTGCCGGACCTGATCCACACCCCCTGGGTGGCCGAGCGGGAGGCGCCGCTGAAGCTGTTCGGCCCGAGCGGGACACTGGCGATGGCCGAGCACCTGACGGCCGCGTGGGAGGCGGACATCGAGAACCGACTCGGCGGCCACCAGCCGTCGACGCCGGACGGGTGGCGCGTGGACGCGGTCGAAATCGCCCCGGGCGTCATCTACGAGGACGACCGCGTCCGCGTGACCGCCTTCGCCGTGGTGCATACGGGCTGGCCGGAGGCGTACGGTTTTCGGTTCGACGCTGCGGGACGCTCGGTAGTCCTCTCCGGCGACACCGCTCCGAACGAGGCGATCGTCGAGATGTGCGCGGGGTGCGACGTGCTCGTGCACGAGGTGTACTCGGCCACGACCTTCCGTGACCGTCCGCCGGAATGGCAGTCGTATCACGCCCAGGCCCACACGTCGACCGTCGAACTGGCCGAACTCGCCGTGCGGGCGCGCCCGGGAATCCTCGTCCTGCATCACCAGTTGCACTGGGGAGCGACACCGGAGGAAATGGTCGCGGAGATTCGCGCTGCCGGCTACGACGGACCGCTCGCATACGGCCGGGACCTGGACGTGTACTGA
- a CDS encoding sodium:solute symporter family protein → MPAWLIVFLVTIGYLLASLAIGLASGRHASDSTEGYVAGDRSLNFLVLYFIMGASVFSAFAFLGGPGWAYSRGAAAFYILAYASVGLVPWYFFGPRVAALGRRFGYVTQAELFAHRFDSRAIPAILAVLSVFAFVPYLVIQMKGAGYVFNVVTEGRVPQWAGSAIAYGVVLIYVFRSGVLGVGWTNTFQGMFMMVLAWGLGLYLPAKLHGGVGPMFDAIAAGLPDMLRGPGLDADGQPWSWGAYSSAVAISAFGFSVWPHYFMKIYTARDVDTLKRTVVYYPTFALFLVPILFIGFSGVLAFPGVEPADAILPTIVTSAQIGLPPLIVGLFCAGALAASMSTGDALLHAAGSVAVRDFWGNVRPGALDDAAQRRWIRHMVILVGAVSYGLALIPGLSLVELLLLSYGFIAQLFPLTVVTFLWRDVTRAGALWGLVTGGGIAFFLDLALRLDVVSAAATAGVHPGIYGMVGNVIVMIAVSRRTARLAPAHVAEFVDR, encoded by the coding sequence ATGCCCGCCTGGCTGATCGTCTTCCTCGTCACGATCGGGTATCTGCTCGCTTCGCTCGCGATCGGGCTCGCCTCCGGCCGCCACGCCTCGGACAGCACGGAGGGTTACGTCGCGGGCGACCGCTCGCTGAACTTCCTCGTCCTCTACTTCATCATGGGCGCCTCGGTGTTCAGCGCGTTCGCCTTCCTGGGCGGGCCCGGCTGGGCCTATTCTCGCGGGGCCGCAGCCTTCTACATCCTCGCCTACGCGTCCGTCGGGCTCGTCCCCTGGTACTTCTTCGGCCCGCGCGTCGCCGCCCTCGGCCGGCGTTTCGGCTACGTCACGCAGGCGGAACTCTTCGCGCACCGCTTCGACAGCCGCGCGATCCCGGCCATCCTCGCGGTCCTCTCCGTCTTCGCCTTCGTCCCCTACCTGGTGATTCAGATGAAGGGGGCGGGATACGTCTTCAACGTCGTGACGGAGGGGCGCGTCCCGCAGTGGGCCGGGTCCGCGATCGCGTACGGGGTCGTCCTGATCTACGTCTTCCGGAGCGGCGTCCTGGGCGTTGGCTGGACGAACACCTTCCAGGGGATGTTCATGATGGTGCTCGCGTGGGGGCTCGGACTCTACCTGCCGGCGAAGCTGCACGGCGGCGTGGGTCCCATGTTCGACGCGATCGCGGCCGGGCTCCCCGACATGCTGAGGGGGCCGGGACTGGATGCGGACGGACAGCCGTGGAGCTGGGGCGCCTACTCGAGTGCCGTCGCCATCTCCGCCTTCGGGTTCAGCGTGTGGCCGCACTACTTCATGAAGATCTACACGGCCCGCGACGTGGACACCCTCAAGCGGACGGTCGTCTACTATCCGACCTTCGCGCTCTTCCTCGTCCCCATCCTCTTCATCGGCTTCTCGGGCGTGCTCGCCTTCCCGGGCGTCGAGCCGGCGGACGCGATCCTGCCCACGATCGTGACCTCGGCGCAGATCGGGCTGCCGCCGCTCATCGTGGGCCTCTTCTGCGCCGGGGCACTCGCGGCCTCGATGTCCACCGGAGACGCGCTCCTGCACGCGGCGGGGTCCGTGGCGGTGCGCGACTTCTGGGGCAACGTGCGGCCGGGCGCGCTCGACGACGCGGCGCAACGGCGCTGGATTCGCCACATGGTGATCCTCGTGGGCGCGGTCAGCTACGGGCTCGCGCTGATCCCCGGACTCAGCCTCGTGGAGCTCCTGCTCCTCAGCTACGGGTTCATCGCACAACTCTTCCCGCTGACGGTCGTGACCTTCCTGTGGCGGGACGTGACGCGGGCGGGGGCACTGTGGGGTCTCGTGACGGGAGGCGGCATCGCGTTCTTCCTCGACCTGGCCTTGCGGCTGGACGTCGTGTCAGCCGCCGCGACCGCCGGCGTCCACCCCGGCATCTACGGCATGGTCGGAAACGTCATCGTCATGATCGCGGTCTCCCGCCGCACCGCGCGCCTCGCCCCCGCGCACGTCGCCGAGTTCGTGGACCGTTAG
- a CDS encoding M20/M25/M40 family metallo-hydrolase, with the protein MMMSNDETAPELPGEGLDACVRFLQRLIRTQSMPGEEGELARIVAAEMRALGYDEVEYDAAGNVIGLIRGTGDAPSVMFNTHLDHVDAGDPGDWPHDPYGGEIHDGLLWGRGAIDIKGPLAAQVHGIARLIAARQRPPGDVYVTATVQEEVGGLGARYMAETLQPDLVLIGEPSRNEVRRGHRGRIELRVQVRGRMAHASMTDIGRNPLTVLGRFLAALEDVDLAHDPDLGTCSIAPTLIGTDQTSGNVIPGLAEVTLDCRTVTGQDAASLREQLLPVLRACEIEGSSSDILIPQHERSSYAGYEMTYPADNPALSLPADHDAVLTAVEVLAGPLGGEPPVDIWDFATDGGHFGLAGMTVVGFGPGDDRLAHTVNEHIVIDELATGIRGNAALALHWPARYGRAA; encoded by the coding sequence ATGATGATGTCAAACGACGAAACCGCTCCCGAACTGCCGGGCGAGGGACTCGACGCCTGCGTTCGTTTTCTCCAGCGACTCATCCGCACGCAGTCGATGCCGGGCGAAGAAGGCGAACTGGCCCGGATCGTCGCTGCCGAGATGCGCGCGCTCGGCTACGACGAGGTCGAGTATGACGCCGCGGGCAACGTCATCGGCCTCATCCGGGGAACCGGCGACGCGCCCTCGGTGATGTTCAACACGCATCTCGACCACGTGGACGCCGGGGATCCGGGGGACTGGCCCCATGACCCCTATGGCGGCGAGATCCACGACGGCCTGCTGTGGGGGCGGGGCGCGATCGACATCAAGGGACCGCTCGCGGCGCAGGTGCACGGGATCGCCCGCCTCATCGCCGCCCGCCAGCGGCCTCCCGGCGACGTCTACGTGACGGCAACGGTACAGGAGGAAGTCGGCGGACTCGGCGCCCGCTACATGGCGGAAACGCTGCAGCCCGACCTGGTCCTGATCGGCGAGCCCAGCCGGAACGAGGTCCGTCGCGGGCACCGGGGCCGGATCGAACTCCGCGTCCAGGTGCGGGGAAGGATGGCCCACGCCTCGATGACCGACATCGGTCGCAACCCGCTGACGGTACTCGGACGGTTCCTCGCGGCGCTGGAAGACGTCGACCTCGCGCACGATCCCGATCTCGGCACCTGCTCCATCGCCCCGACGCTCATCGGTACGGACCAGACCAGCGGCAACGTCATCCCCGGCCTGGCGGAGGTCACGCTCGACTGCCGGACCGTGACCGGGCAGGACGCGGCCTCGCTGCGGGAGCAACTCCTCCCCGTGCTCCGCGCGTGCGAGATCGAGGGATCGAGCAGCGACATCCTGATCCCGCAGCACGAGCGCTCGAGCTACGCGGGGTACGAGATGACGTATCCGGCCGACAACCCGGCGCTCTCGCTGCCCGCCGACCACGACGCGGTCCTGACGGCGGTCGAGGTCCTGGCCGGCCCGCTTGGAGGGGAGCCGCCCGTCGACATCTGGGACTTTGCGACCGACGGCGGACACTTCGGGCTCGCGGGCATGACCGTGGTCGGCTTCGGCCCCGGGGACGACCGACTGGCCCACACCGTCAACGAGCACATCGTGATCGACGAACTGGCGACCGGCATCCGCGGCAACGCGGCCCTCGCCCTCCACTGGCCGGCCCGTTACGGCCGTGCGGCCTGA
- a CDS encoding serine hydrolase domain-containing protein, with translation MTITNRARANAMSLLSLVLTLCFLMQAAAPLTAQSHSREGLLDYMEQIRNDNDLPGLSVAVAVDGEIVFSEGVGYAELQNHTPATGRTVHNVGSVSKVLAVVGLMQLVEQGKVDLDATLQTYMPWYPEREFPITVRHILTHTSGIRHYDGVEFGPHDLLSLRHYDTFEEATELWRDDPLAYDTDSGWMYSSHAHNLQHGIVEAASGMDYEEYLKRFVWEPAGMFATQFDVPSRVVQNRGRGYVRGASGRFIHPPPEDPSYKYAGGGIISNVEDLVRFAIAINDGRLLAPETVAEMHRSQLEPGIRQIDPSSPDGLGDPIEHEQALAWFIRTDQAGRRYPSHTGTVKGTRSFLANFDEYGVAVALQTNALPFDSARYGEAIAQMFLP, from the coding sequence ATGACGATCACAAACCGTGCACGGGCGAACGCAATGTCGCTGCTGTCGCTCGTACTGACCCTCTGCTTCCTCATGCAGGCCGCGGCCCCGCTGACAGCCCAGAGCCATTCGCGGGAGGGGCTGCTCGACTACATGGAGCAGATCCGAAACGACAACGATCTGCCCGGACTGTCCGTCGCGGTGGCGGTGGACGGCGAGATCGTCTTCTCCGAGGGAGTGGGGTATGCTGAACTCCAGAACCATACGCCCGCCACGGGCCGGACGGTCCATAACGTGGGATCGGTGTCGAAGGTGCTCGCCGTGGTCGGTCTCATGCAGCTCGTCGAGCAGGGGAAGGTGGATCTCGACGCGACCCTCCAGACGTACATGCCGTGGTATCCCGAACGGGAGTTCCCGATCACCGTGCGCCACATCCTTACGCACACATCCGGGATCCGACACTACGACGGCGTCGAGTTCGGCCCTCACGACCTGCTGAGTCTGCGCCACTACGACACCTTCGAGGAGGCGACGGAGCTGTGGCGCGACGACCCCCTCGCCTACGACACGGACTCCGGGTGGATGTACTCGTCGCACGCCCACAACCTGCAGCACGGGATTGTCGAGGCAGCGTCGGGAATGGACTACGAGGAATACCTCAAGCGCTTCGTGTGGGAGCCGGCGGGGATGTTCGCCACGCAGTTCGACGTCCCGTCGCGGGTGGTGCAGAACCGGGGGCGCGGATACGTCCGCGGAGCGTCGGGGCGGTTCATCCACCCCCCGCCGGAGGACCCGAGCTACAAGTACGCCGGCGGCGGCATCATCTCGAACGTGGAAGACCTCGTGCGCTTCGCGATCGCGATCAACGACGGGCGGCTGCTCGCTCCGGAGACGGTGGCCGAGATGCACCGATCGCAGCTCGAGCCGGGGATCCGGCAGATCGATCCCTCGTCGCCGGACGGACTCGGTGACCCGATCGAGCACGAGCAGGCGCTGGCGTGGTTCATCCGCACCGACCAGGCGGGGCGGCGCTACCCGAGCCACACGGGCACCGTGAAGGGGACGCGGTCCTTCCTCGCCAATTTCGATGAGTACGGCGTGGCGGTGGCGCTGCAGACGAACGCGCTCCCCTTCGACTCGGCCCGGTATGGGGAGGCGATCGCCCAGATGTTTCTGCCCTAG